A window of the Sabethes cyaneus chromosome 1, idSabCyanKW18_F2, whole genome shotgun sequence genome harbors these coding sequences:
- the LOC128741196 gene encoding 39S ribosomal protein L32, mitochondrial: MTSGLWFRFRVALERFEQALPSLLGFPGRFPPPNCFALASIEADRLPAANSTKPFSLQDLLGDGILWAVPKHRRTVEKRLKRKYGTPEYKLKILVPKKHLRICSNCGSDHEVGILCPTCYKKVRTETEQIQEKIQAELGLDPVDKEVVVLYDREKEDQPEEFWMGKRIVEMPKTRPNWFSKNLLQRSTQQDDQTTAVKPDAEKLG, encoded by the exons ATGACTTCCGGACTTTGGTTCCGTTTCCGTGTTGCACTGGAACGATTCGAACAGGCACTTCCAAGCCTACTAGGATTCCCCGGTCGGTTTCCTCCTCCAA attgtTTTGCCCTGGCCAGTATCGAAGCCGATCGGCTACCAGCTGCGAACAGTACAAAACCATTCAGCCTGCAAGACCTGCTAGGCGATGGCATTCTGTGGGCCGTGCCGAAACATCGACGTACAGTGGAAAAGCGTTTGAAGCGGAAATATGGCACCCCGGAGTACAAGTTGAAGATATTGGTCCCAAAGAAACATCTACGTATTTGTTCCAACTGCGGCAGTGACCACGAAGTGGGCATCCTGTGTCCGACTTGCTACAAAAAGGTGCGAACCGAAACGGAACAGATTCAGGAAAAGATACAAGCCGAGCTTGGACTTGATCCCGTCGACAAGGAGGTTGTTGTGTTGTACGATCGCGAAAAAGAAGACCAACCGGAGGAATTCTGGATGGGTAAGAGAATTGTGGAGATGCCCAAGACGCGGCCGAACTGGTTCAGCAAGAACCTGCTGCAACGAAGCACGCAGCAGGACGATCAAACCACTGCAGTGAAACCGGATGCGGAAAAGTTAGGTTAG
- the LOC128744246 gene encoding protein spindle-F, translating to MATPEKDNCSSSTSSSSHYALHVALQTMKERCQSLQKRLSVLEEENLSLRMAQSSIQPNARSSSPSSSRTERRVSNQTELEVMREKVSELARQKVQLMDHISMVAAENRQLWSRLSKLTKDNQSLGESVGRIREASAVAGSTQNLIRSKTFTKNAPNPRLRERLPREGGDGSSSSCEEVNLDLEDVSLLNKCGFIDSGAGVEMGFLQHDGDDMLLFDVENNPDAKRCTEGLLDIQKELLKQQTVMKVALGKLQINKETCLSCKNRKKDVKPQMVDKVVEVGTDLPKQSFSEDLPLPELPKATGEPGLPAKNVPVLTAETEASTLKYVNILQDKVKADGLDKMCPMCGKIYVKNISFDEFQEHVESHFIDDNELDISLDRTYEYISQTVGNF from the exons ATGGCCACTCCGGAAAAAGATAACTGTTCCTCGTCGACGTCGTCATCGTCGCACTACGCTTTGCACGTCGCCCTGCAAACTATGAAGGAGCGCTGTCAAAGTCTCCAGAAACGACTCAGCGTCCTGGAGGAGGAAAATCTATCGCTACGAATGGCTCAATCCAGTATTCAACCAAACGCACGCAGCTCGTCGCCAAGCTCGTCCCGCACGGAACGGCGGGTTTCCAACCAAACCGAACTGGAAGTGATGCGCGAGAAGGTCTCCGAGTTGGCTCGACAGAAAGTGCAGCTGATGGATCACATCTCGATGGTGGCTGCCGAGAATAGACAGCTTTGGAGCCGTCTGTCGAAGCTGACCAAGGACAATCAAAGCTTGGGCGAATCGGTGGGTCGAATTCGGGAGGCTTCCGCCGTTGCGGGAAGCACGCAAAACTTGATCCGATCGAAGACATTTACGAAAAATGCACCGAACCCGCGACTTCGCGAGAGGTTACCCCGCGAGGGTGGTGATGGGTCTTCCTCCTCCTGTGAGGAGGTTAATTTAGATTTGGAGGATGTTTCACTGTTGAATAAGTGTGGCTTTATCGATAGCGGGGCGGGCGTTGAAATGGGCTTCCTGCAGCACGATGGTGACGATATGTTGTTGTTCGATGTGGAAAATAATCCCGATGCCAAGCGGTGCACGGAAGGGCTGTTGGATATTCAGAAGGAGCTGCTAAAGCAGCAGACCGTTATGAAGGTTGCCTTGGGAAAGTTGCAGATTAATAAAG AAACATGTCTGTCTTGCAAAAATCGCAAAAAGGACGTCAAACCGCAGATGGTTGATAAGGTGGTCGAGGTAGGAACGGATCTTCCTAAGCAGAGTTTCAGCGAAGATCTACCGCTGCCTGAACTTCCAAAAGCCACCGGGGAACCGGGATTGCCTGCTAAGAACGTACCTGTGTTGACGGCCGAAACGGAAGCCAGTACACTGAAGTACGTCAACATTCTGCAGGATAAAGTCAAAGCGGACGGCCTGGACAAAATGTGCCCGATGTGCGGCAAAATTTACGTCAAAAACATTTCCTTCGATGAGTTTCAGGAGCATGTGGAGTCGCACTTTATTGATGACAACGAGCTGGATATTAGTCTGGATCGAACGTATGAGTATATCTCGCAGACGGTCGGCAACTTCTGA